A single window of Granulicella mallensis MP5ACTX8 DNA harbors:
- a CDS encoding cobalt-precorrin-6A reductase, with the protein MQTLHDITSKDAPPRVLILGGTGEGAQLAARLAERTDFIVISSLAGRIGEPKLPQGLVRVGGFGGLDALASYLVKEEIKAVIDATHPFAAKISHNAAIACSRTGLPLIALRRPPWGKIDGDLWHEVDDFQSAASFVEAKKARVFLSIGRQEVGAFSGCRDAWFLIRAIEMPGEGLPPHHEVILQRGPFALEDELHLLRKYSIDYLVSKNSGGSATYTKIEAARFLKIPVVMINRPLKPSVPCVGTVEEAIDRLECLVPAVSKYSEECRG; encoded by the coding sequence ATGCAGACGCTGCACGACATTACATCGAAGGACGCTCCGCCACGCGTATTGATCCTCGGTGGAACCGGAGAGGGTGCGCAGCTTGCTGCCAGACTTGCAGAGAGAACAGACTTCATTGTGATCTCGTCGCTTGCCGGTCGAATCGGCGAACCTAAACTTCCCCAGGGTCTTGTCAGGGTGGGTGGTTTCGGTGGTCTTGATGCACTCGCCTCTTATCTCGTGAAGGAAGAGATTAAAGCAGTGATTGACGCGACCCATCCTTTCGCCGCGAAGATCAGCCACAACGCCGCAATCGCGTGCAGTCGCACGGGATTACCGTTGATCGCTCTGCGTCGTCCACCCTGGGGAAAGATCGACGGAGACCTATGGCATGAGGTTGACGACTTTCAGAGTGCGGCCAGCTTTGTGGAGGCTAAGAAAGCTCGCGTATTTCTTTCTATTGGCCGCCAGGAAGTAGGTGCGTTCTCAGGGTGCAGGGATGCATGGTTTCTGATTCGCGCCATTGAGATGCCTGGTGAAGGTCTGCCGCCTCATCACGAAGTGATCCTGCAACGTGGTCCCTTTGCGCTTGAGGATGAACTGCATTTGCTGCGCAAGTATTCCATCGATTATCTGGTTTCGAAAAATAGTGGCGGTTCGGCAACTTACACCAAGATCGAAGCTGCTCGTTTCCTTAAGATTCCGGTGGTGATGATCAACCGGCCTCTCAAGCCCTCTGTCCCGTGCGTCGGGACAGTCGAAGAGGCTATCGATAGGCTTGAATGTCTCGTGCCTGCTGTTTCTAAATATTCGGAGGAGTGCAGAGGATGA
- the cobF gene encoding precorrin-6A synthase (deacetylating), whose amino-acid sequence MRKLYVIGIGAGDPEQVTMQAIRTMNLVDVFFFLSKGDAKDDLLRIRKEICDRYIEQGTYKAIEVTDPERDPSITPYSARVEAWHLERALIYEGLIERELGEEDCGGILVWGDPSLYDSTLRVIDQVLKRGNVHFDYEVIPGITSVQALAARHKIVLNGIGESVCVTTGRQLAATGLPDNTENVVVMLDGNNSYKNLADPDLHIYWGAYLGTENEILLSGKLGELAETIEATRAEARKRNGWIMDIYLLRKSDL is encoded by the coding sequence ATGAGAAAGCTTTACGTCATTGGCATTGGTGCGGGTGATCCGGAACAGGTCACCATGCAGGCGATCCGAACGATGAACCTGGTCGATGTGTTTTTCTTCCTTAGCAAAGGGGACGCCAAAGACGATCTCCTGCGTATCAGAAAAGAGATCTGCGATCGCTATATCGAACAGGGAACGTACAAGGCGATTGAAGTTACAGATCCGGAGCGTGATCCTTCGATAACACCCTACTCTGCACGTGTTGAGGCGTGGCATCTGGAGAGGGCTCTTATTTATGAAGGGCTGATCGAACGAGAGCTGGGCGAGGAGGATTGCGGCGGCATTCTGGTATGGGGAGATCCTTCTCTCTACGACAGTACGCTGCGGGTTATTGATCAAGTTCTCAAGCGGGGCAACGTTCATTTTGACTATGAGGTGATTCCAGGAATTACCAGCGTCCAGGCCTTGGCCGCGCGTCACAAGATCGTCTTGAACGGTATTGGGGAATCGGTGTGTGTGACGACTGGCCGTCAATTAGCGGCTACTGGTCTGCCAGACAATACTGAAAATGTAGTCGTTATGCTGGACGGTAATAACTCCTATAAGAACCTGGCGGACCCCGACCTTCATATTTATTGGGGAGCTTATCTCGGAACCGAGAACGAGATCCTGCTCTCCGGGAAGCTTGGTGAGCTTGCCGAGACGATCGAAGCAACGCGCGCCGAAGCCAGAAAGCGTAACGGTTGGATCATGGATATCTATCTCCTCAGAAAATCAGATTTGTGA
- a CDS encoding LVIVD repeat-containing protein — translation MSILGFTGRSAGFLLGVVLVAQSALCEAKTIAEGLVIVPENKLPQQAQQQGLAMDLHLVNPATLYLYIEQDNGRQIAIFDVSDPGRIKFKKLSEINAPAAFDFVQPAGQSLEMIRYRDGRGTAIIDLSKPKEPVLKAVGAATNSCYIVPVAENKTNTQSPPAPQDYEVIEPLASHAIAIVKGVVQQQTDESNGTTYLLGTQGLTVIRNIGAERKLAATAPHWTNTIDDK, via the coding sequence ATGTCAATTCTCGGATTTACCGGCCGTTCGGCTGGCTTTCTTTTAGGAGTAGTCCTGGTAGCTCAATCAGCCCTTTGCGAGGCGAAGACAATTGCAGAGGGCCTTGTCATCGTGCCCGAGAACAAGTTGCCGCAGCAGGCACAGCAACAGGGCCTGGCAATGGACCTTCACCTCGTGAATCCGGCTACGCTCTATCTGTACATCGAACAAGACAACGGGCGACAGATTGCCATCTTCGATGTTTCAGATCCCGGAAGAATCAAGTTCAAAAAGCTGTCGGAGATTAATGCGCCCGCGGCCTTCGATTTCGTGCAGCCTGCCGGTCAATCGCTGGAGATGATTCGCTATCGCGATGGGCGCGGAACGGCAATCATCGATCTGAGCAAGCCGAAAGAGCCTGTCCTCAAAGCCGTTGGAGCGGCGACAAACTCCTGCTACATTGTCCCGGTAGCGGAGAACAAAACCAACACCCAAAGTCCCCCTGCCCCTCAGGACTATGAAGTGATTGAGCCTTTGGCCTCGCATGCCATCGCGATCGTAAAGGGCGTCGTGCAACAGCAGACGGACGAAAGCAACGGCACGACCTACCTGCTCGGAACACAGGGACTAACCGTCATACGAAATATCGGCGCTGAACGGAAGCTGGCAGCTACGGCTCCCCACTGGACAAACACCATCGATGATAAGTAG
- a CDS encoding MATE family efflux transporter: MQLQTTSKPEISPSLWQSIKESLRGSHQDYTTGSLNRSILLLAIPMVLEMVLESLFAVVDVFWVSRLGADATATVGLTESVLTLVFAVGMGLGMSTTAMVARRIGEKDADGAAISAVQAMILGFIASLVLGVPLYFFAPHLLGLMGASPAIIASGVNYTRIVLGGSGIVLMLFLNNAIFRGAGDAAIAMRLLWVSNILNLILDPCLIFGLGSFPRMGVTGAALATFTGRGIGVLYQFYRLGKGTERLQILSRHMRLQGAVLWRLVRVSLSGILQFLISQASWIGLVRIVSIFGAPALAGYTIGIRIVIFAILPSWGLSNAAATLVGQNLGAGHPDRARNAVWRTGLWNMVFLGSVGIVFIVFAPFIIGLFTSDPAVAAVAVNSLRIFSCGNIAYAYGMVLLQAFNGAGDTVTPTYINLFGFWIVEIPLAWWLAMHTRMHVNGVFVSVVVAQSVIVLISLVLFRQGRWATRRI; encoded by the coding sequence ATGCAATTGCAGACAACGAGCAAACCGGAGATCTCGCCGAGTCTCTGGCAATCCATCAAAGAATCTCTACGTGGCAGCCATCAGGACTACACGACGGGTAGCCTGAACCGGTCGATTCTTCTGCTCGCCATTCCCATGGTGCTGGAGATGGTGCTCGAATCGCTTTTTGCCGTGGTGGATGTCTTCTGGGTCAGTCGGCTGGGTGCGGATGCTACTGCCACGGTGGGTTTGACGGAGTCGGTTCTCACTCTGGTCTTTGCTGTGGGGATGGGCCTTGGCATGTCGACCACGGCCATGGTCGCGCGTCGCATAGGCGAGAAGGATGCGGATGGTGCCGCCATCTCTGCGGTTCAGGCGATGATCCTGGGCTTCATTGCCTCCCTGGTGCTCGGTGTTCCGCTTTACTTTTTTGCGCCCCATCTGCTTGGGCTGATGGGTGCGTCGCCTGCCATTATCGCCAGTGGAGTGAACTACACGCGGATCGTGCTGGGCGGCTCCGGCATCGTGCTGATGTTGTTCCTGAACAACGCTATCTTCCGTGGCGCGGGCGATGCCGCCATTGCCATGCGTCTGCTTTGGGTCTCGAACATTCTCAACCTGATCCTCGATCCGTGTCTTATCTTCGGCCTTGGATCCTTTCCCCGGATGGGCGTTACGGGCGCAGCGCTCGCGACCTTTACCGGGCGTGGTATCGGCGTTCTTTACCAGTTCTACCGGCTGGGCAAGGGAACGGAACGGCTGCAGATCCTCTCGCGCCACATGAGATTGCAGGGCGCCGTTCTCTGGCGCCTGGTGCGTGTGTCGTTATCCGGCATTCTTCAATTTCTTATCAGCCAGGCCAGTTGGATCGGCCTCGTTCGCATTGTGAGTATCTTCGGCGCTCCTGCCCTGGCCGGATACACCATCGGCATTCGCATCGTCATCTTCGCGATTCTGCCCTCCTGGGGATTGAGTAACGCTGCCGCTACACTCGTGGGGCAGAACCTTGGAGCGGGCCATCCTGACCGCGCCCGCAATGCCGTGTGGAGAACAGGCCTGTGGAACATGGTCTTTCTCGGTTCCGTGGGCATCGTCTTTATCGTCTTTGCTCCCTTTATCATCGGCCTGTTCACGAGCGACCCAGCGGTAGCGGCTGTAGCCGTTAATAGTTTGCGCATCTTCAGTTGCGGGAACATCGCCTATGCCTATGGCATGGTGCTTCTGCAGGCATTCAACGGAGCTGGGGACACGGTCACACCTACCTACATCAATCTCTTCGGCTTCTGGATCGTCGAGATCCCTCTGGCGTGGTGGCTGGCGATGCATACCCGGATGCACGTCAATGGAGTCTTCGTCTCCGTGGTCGTGGCGCAGTCCGTCATTGTGCTCATCAGCCTGGTGCTCTTTCGACAGGGGCGATGGGCTACGCGGCGCATCTGA